The sequence GATTAATAAATTGCGACTGTTTAGTGCCGATAGTTATTTAGTAggtgtattattattacaagttATTTATTAGCGCTTTAATCGCTTGAAACTTAAAGACGTCATAATAAAGTAATCATTTGACAATCGTATTCGTCTACTGTTCGACGTCCTCAGTTCGATTGAGTGGTCGAATCAAGCAGAAGCTCTATCAAATTAGACTATCTTGATTTTAATTGCAGACTAAACTAATTTATCCCACCATTTTTAACAATTGATCTAAATAAAggcttatttttgtttatattcagGTTGTGCTTTCTCGTTATTCTGCTTAGTTCTCCTTTTCCCTGTCCTCTTTCACTGTATTTTCCTCCCATTGCGTCACATAAAATGTATTCTTATGTTAATTGCCTTAAAGTAGTGACGCGTTGCggtgtaatttttaacagGCGTTGGGTAAATCTTTTAAAGCTACCGTATGGATCCTTCACcgttttatacaaatacattttacCTCGGAGCAATATCAAGGTTTTTTAACTGATGTCTATAGAATTAATACTTGCCTGTTAAAAATTGCATAGCAAAGTTGTGTATAGTTTAACGCAATAACGAGTGCGATCAGTGGTTGCGGAACTTTTTCCTGAACGCGACGCCCTGAGCTCCCCACATGAGACGACCACGGAACACAGTGTCACAGTGTCTGAAGTATCTCCTTCGGAGCTGAAGACAGCAATAACACGCATGACCACTAAAAAAACTGCACCTGGTCCCGATGGCATGCACGGACGAGTGTTAGCTCTGGCCCTCGACGCTGGTCTTGACATGCGCTTTCGAGGCTTCCTCACGAAATGTCTTAGAAATGGCCCCTTTCCGTCGACATGGAAGACTGGGTTGCTAGTTCTTCTAAAAAAAGGTGGAAAACCTACAGAGTCACCATCAGCGTATCGACCTATAGTTCTCCTAGATGAAGCCGGTAAGCTCTTCGAGCGCATTATTGCCGGTCGGATTTACAATCATTTGGAAACTATAGGACCAAACATACATGAGGCTCAATTCGGCTTCCGGAAACATAGGTCAACGATCGACGCAATTGCGCGCCTGCGAAGCGTCTGCGAGGAGCAGGTGTCACGGGGCAGAGTGGTTTTCGCGGTATCGTTAGACATCGCGAACGCTTTCAATTCCTTGCCATGGGACTGTATCGCGGACGGCCTACGCCACCACGGCCTACCGGCCTATATAAGAAAATGTGTAGCATCGTACCTCAACGGCCGCCATGTTATCTTCCCGAAACAAAATGGCATAGGGAGTCCTCATCAAGTGCGGCGTCCCACAAGGCTCGGTTCTTGGCCCCCTTCTTTGGAACATAGGTTACGATAGGGTGCTGCGAGCGAAACTAGTCCCTGGAGTGTCAACTATATGCTATGCAGACGACACCCTCGTGGTCGCTATTGGAGAAGATTTTAAGGAAGCGCGCCTCCGAGCGACAGCTGGAGTAGCTCGGGTGGTTTCTGAAATCAAGAAGCTCGGCCTTGTTGTCGCCCTTCAGAAATCAGAAGCTATATGCTTCTACGGCCACAGAAAAGCTCCAGACGTAGACATCATCGTCGGCGGAGTAGCTATCCGGGTCGGTACTACGCTCAAATACCTTGGGCTGATTCTTGACCCACGGTGGACTTTCAGACCACACTTCGTGGCACTTGCCCCTAAGCTCACCGCCACCGCAAACATGCTCTCGCGCATAATGCCAAACCTCGGCGGGCCGAGTGGGGGGTGTCGCCTCTTATACGCAAATGCGATCCGGGCAAAAGCACTGTACGGGTGTCCCATATGGGCCGACAAACTGACCGGGTACAATCGCACAATACTCAGGCAGTCGCAGCGAGTGGTCGCTGCCAGGGTTGCGAGGGCGTACCGCACTGTGTCTTATGACGCAGTGTGTGTTATAGCCGGTACCGCACCATGGCATCTCGATGCGGCTGCTTTTAGCGAAGTATATTGGAGGAGGGCCGAAGCTCGGGAAAAAGGGGATAACCCCACACTGGAACAATTAAACGCGTGGCGAGCCTTAGAAGACCAGGAATTGTTAGTAGAGTGGGAAAGAGAGCTGGCGGATGCGAGTGCCGGTAAATATACTACCGAAGCCCTCAGACCTTTGCTTCAACTTTGGGTAAAGAGGCGCTGGGGTCACCTCAGCTATCGACTTGTGCAGATGCTGTCCGGACACGGATGTTTTGGTAGCTATCTGCACAAAGTAGTAGGGTGTGAGGAGTCACCAACCTGTCACCACTGTGTCGGAGACAGCCGGGACGACGCCCTGCATACACTTAGGGACTGCCCAGCATGGGAAGCGGAAAGGAGACCTTTGTTAGATGCCCTCCAGGGCGAGGACGCAATACTGCCAAACGTAGTGAAAGCCATATTGAGCGCAGGAAATGACGGCTCGTGGAAAATCTTCTATAATTTCTGCGAGTCGGTCATGAAAGTCAAAGAAGAAGCGGGAAGAACCAGGGAGCTTTGTCCCGGAACCCGTCCGCGGCGGCGAAAGAAACCGCAGGCCCGTCAAATCCTCGCCACCTAAAGAGTGCCCAAGCGGGGAAGCAGGGGTCCATGCGTTCAAAAGAAGGGATGGTGATCCATCCCTGCAAGCACTGGACCCGATCTCCCCTAGCTATTCCTAAAAGCGTATGGCCCGATCTGTGAAGGATACTTGCTGTGTCAAGTATCTTCACAAATCAACAATGGGCGGGGAGAGGCGGACACAACCGCCGCATCGCATGTCGGGAAGCGGATAAGGCTCTGCTGTTACCGCATCCCGCCTAAGGCGATGGTTGGTGGCgccttggggttttagtgggtatgcacattcgcgagtcccacataaccttCCCGCACTAAGCAGTCGCACCGCGGTGGGGTATGCGCAATGCATTTccccaagtaaaaaaaaaaaaaaaaattacgagtGCGAAGTCGCAGGAGCTGATTAGAAATGATACTACATATCCATTTAGAATATCCTTGATAGTTAAAACTCATTGAATATTTTGTGATTTTATGCATGTAGATCTGAGTCACGGGGTTAAacaatctaatttaatataatatataaattaagtgactaaataaattaaccaaAATGGATCTCACTTTTTACGGTTGCAGAACAGATTTGCgagacttgttttttttacaagttgTGTTTTTGATGGCATTGTATTAACTATTGCAtagaaacctttttttttgtctaGAGTAAGTTTCACAGTCGAGACACACTAAGTATGATTTATTGGATTTGACATACGAaagtcatacttagcgctGAGTCTCCAGAATCTTAggattaggttaggttaggggtTGTGCATTTCTTAacgctaataataataaaatatcacgGTATTCCATTATCtacacaattatttaaaatgcccATTTCTTTACTCCAGTttctaaacaattatttaaaacgccCATTTCTCCATTTCAGTTTTAACCTGCTATCTCGTAAATGGCAAGGATATAAAGCTGGTATTCGCCCAATGGCAACATCTACAGACATCTCGCCTGACAGCCTTAATGTTCTCATACTAGGCTTCGATTCGGCTTCTTATAACGGCATCGTGCGTAAGCTGCCTAAAAGTTATAAGGTCTTGGTTGAAGAGCTTGATGCTGTTATACTAAATGGGTGAGTATTCATTCATAAACAGAAGGTCAGAAGGCAGAAGgtctcacctgatgttaagtgataccgccgcccgatggacactctcaatgtcagagggctcgcgagtgcgttgctggccttttaagaattgatacgatcttttcttgaaggaccctaagtcgaattggtttggaaatacttcagtgggcagctggttccacatactGGTCGTTGTTACAAGCAGAGTCGGAAATAGGATATAccgtattaaaaattaaaaattgtcatTTACAGATACAATATAGTTGGAGATGGCACTCCCGACGCTCTTTTCCCCATTTTATCGGGAAAGCATGAATGGCAACACCCTAGGGCTAGGCAAAAATTCTCGAAGGACATTCATTTGGACCCTGATTTGTTCATATTTCATACTGTTAAGCAGAATGGGTAAGTTTTGTAGTTGAACAATGTTTTATGACGTCACAATTATAGgttttgtgacgtcacaagtataattaattttttagataCCAAACAGCTTATTATGAAGACATGCCATGGATTGGTTCGTTCCAATACCGATACAATGGGTTCAAAAAAGCGCCCGCGGACCGTTATTTGCGTCCGTTTTTGATGGAAGAAACAAAGTCCGGGTCCAAATGGTGGCATGGGAAAAAGGGCCGCTACTGCATCGGCGATAAGCCGCAGTATAAGGTGTTAATGGATCTGACATTGCAGgttgtttaaatgtttaatattttaactacaTACGAGTCgtatttagtaaataatttctGATAAATGctctgatatattttatttttaattataaattagacGATTATTTCAATGATCGTAATCCTTGGGATttatttgctccagttcaaacaatttgtatgtctcaaaacttggcgattaaaaagagtggcggagagtttcttgccagttcttcttgcctgCTCTACgtccttgacttgcgaactggtagtaaataaatgtacttggttacctatatgaatgaagttattttgagtttgagttgtTGCTATGAAAATTATATCAGGAACttattttttgcaattataaaatttaattattttgttgtaaaatgtaaaatgggATAGACCTTATGAATGAAAtagacataaaataaatagatagaaatagataaatttattgatCCTCATAGAACACTAAATAATCTCACTGGGTAACGAATCTAAATATTCAAGGTTACTCGTACATGCCgtcatacattatatttttatgtcaatCGCAAGTGTCAATCAATCTTTCCCGATAACGGTAAAActaagtccattggtgcagagCCGGGAATCAAAcgtacgatctcagggatgagagtcgcacgccaaATCCACACTGCCCCACAATAGagattttaatagtaaaacaaaaacttggtttcACATTAGTTATTTATTGGAAAGCTCGACTAAATTCGCGGCTAGGGGGCCTCCACTCCTTCCTTGTTCCAAAGTCTCCAGACATCTCTGTATATATACCATCGTATAGCATCGCTACGCCAACAATCGTTTTTTCCCGCGGCTATagattatctttatatatataatccttctgtgagtgtgtatgtcactgaacttctctcaaacgactggaccgattttgatgaaattttttgtgtgtgttcatgGGGATCTGGgcatggtttagattcacaaatcagcccgccagatggcgctgcagtcggtactttcatactttgctttactaatcgcttgaaatatcatgcaggacaacgtctgtcgggtccactagtatttatataaatttacttaaatttcaGTTCCTTAATGTTCAAGCAAAGAAATTCTGCTTCACGTTCATAGCTGATGTGTGCCATGATGAGTTCGATCTCATATCGACCGTTGATGATGACTTAGTGGGCTTATTAAGGCATTTGAAGACGTCAAATACTTTGGAAAACACCCTGTTTATACTCATGGGAGACCATGGACCTAGGTACGTCAGTTACGTgtacgaaattaataattagtggtcggaaaaatattaattataattctttttCGTTTAATTATGCACAAAATCGAAAagaaaatacctttttttggTATAAAGTTTGCTTTTGAGATAGTAATAGAcacgttttaataataataattatataataataataaatcatttatttgcaagaaagtggtacatttaaTCCGTATAATCAGCcgtataaaaataggcatgcaaatgtcatattaatttttataatgtcataCAATATGAACACAAACACAATGTCACAATAATAAGCTaagctatttataattaatgtcgaatgtataattttttgaatatttggCGTTTATTGTGAGatagtatttataaacatgaaaaaaaagtaaaagcgTGCTCTCTTCTCATGTCTGATCGTCGTGGTCTGCAACGAAGTATCTATGGCGGACTATCTCCTTCCACCGGTTGCCCCTCTCTTATGACAGTGTACAGTTTTAAGGACGATGTCTCTTTTACTTGATCGgaccatctggttggtgaacggccacgtgatcttttgccttctgtgttaccaactacgatcagtttctcccaagttctcatcgcttctgcgcattgtatggccGAAATAATGTCGTTCAATCGGTCTCCTAAATACAAAAGCAAACCTTTTCATGTCATTTTTATTCTTCTgataaattcttaattttgtGCTTCAAAGACAAAGACCAATGTTGTGTTGACccgtgtaatttatttaattttgtaagtttaatcacatttttttttgtcatttaaagcaaataaaattattaatctatTAAATGTGAATTATGGAAGACGTATGCAAATGTATGTattctgtattttatataaataatggcTTGCACTTCtccatataaaatttaactatgaaatttaactttttgtaCTCGCAATTCTCTAAAAAAGATGTACAATATCTATCTCTAATCTATGCTAATAATCGGCtagaccgatgttagttatctcttGTTTGTTGAATTCTTCTCCGCTCCGAATAGCAAAATAAGTAATCAAATATCGGATAAgctatcgaataacaataaattaattaattaattttacgaaagCAAAAagcatgtggtgccatctgACGAAATAAGTCCATCAGatcattcttttttttttttatggcttttATTTGTGCCAACTGGGCACAAGGTACTTCGCCAGTGTCGTGTAGATGGAGAAGGCACGATGGAGATTGATCTGTCATCAGATCATCAAATATTTGCAAATATGTCACGAAAGTGAGTGATATGGCGGTTTTTGGCATCCAAACTACCAACGAAATAAAACATGTctatatttgcaaaaaagttgtataataacatctattatgaacatacattaatgaaatcctaatttaagtttaactaaagttaacaaGATATTATTAGATTgttaggcggaacgaagttcgccgggtcagctagtaataaatatttgagagAAACTATTGCTATTTTTTAGATTCTCACCAATGCGAAATACATATCAAGGGAAAATGGAGGAACGTCTTCCGTTTATGGCCATACGTTTGCCGGAAAGACTGAAAAGGGAACGTCCCAATGCGATCTGGACTCTCCGGTCAAACGCCAAAGTCTTGACAACACCTTTCGATATACACACAACGATTTTGGACGCAATTGGACTGAAAGATTACGCAAGTGATTATGCTGTgcctaatactaatattttgcGGGGATTGAGTTTGCTGGAACCGGTAATATATCTATactatctatactaatattataagaggaaagatttgattttttgtttgtttgaaataaataggctccgaaactactggaccgatttcaaaaattctctcaccgttggcaagctacactattcccaagtgacataggctatgtttcattcaaaattagggatgcttactaaaacttgaataatcttgaaaaataaacaaaaaacttccttcaatcgtgtgcgctgcgaaaactattaatgatagaacaaaataatgtattacaatttttcaggacacatcactatctataaaaaatgtcgcgatagcatgtctctatcttttatagttacgtcacaataagcgtccttttattaatttctttttattaaaagccaccgctagaaaaggctctttattcgtacctaggtattgatccttatcaaaataaataccaacgtttcacataagctacaatttaatggcataaccaccaaaaaagcatggtggattggtgttctcctgccgtttcttttgaatagtttactactatgtaatataacaaaaatcttagccacaacaacgcttggccgagtctacgaGTTCATAGATAAAAcgattttatagaaatttaaaagataagttattttcaaatatgttGCTCTGTGGCTTTCAATGTATAAAACCTTAATCTGTCCTGCACTCttaactgaagtatttctctTTCcctcaaattgtatttacgctgtgatgagaAGAGACAGGTGAGTATTTAATTATGACAGTGTAattagattaaatttttataagatgGTAGTTTTGAGCGACGATCGTTAAAAATGGTAAGGCATTTATTCAATATGAAGAAGCGTTGGTATAGTGGCTTCATCGTGCGCCTTTCAACCCTAAGGTCGTGATTTCGAGTCTTGGCTACGCTTTCTTATGTGCTAATTAACACTGTCGTACGATGAAACGTGAGGAAAGCGGCATacattagacccaaaaaggacggcgtgtgtcaggcgcaGAAGGCACTTATTtccatttacaaaaatattttttttaaaataaatttaagagttatgtaacctaaaattacataagttatattttagttaatatttaaatgcgtAAACAATATCGCACTCTTGAAGCCAATACGAGCGCTTTAATTTTATCACacttcaatacaattttttttatatacaattatttaattatttttttacaattttgtcCAATAACTTAGTTTGTTAATACTGCGTCGCAACCCACTACCCCTAATGTTATCttagttatgttttaaacaattaaagccaattgttacccagcttcaaacaaagtgatttatttgaacatacaacaaccgccacaaacttaattctttttaaaacattttttttaatttaatatttatttttagataccCTCCACTCGTAGTTGCGAAGACGCAGGAATTCTACCCCATTGGTGTACTTGCACTAATAGCAAGTGGCATGACGTTGACAAAAAGGATCCCAATTACTTTACAGTGGCCAACACATTGTGcgactatattaataatatcacTTTGGAAAAACGGTAATTTAAATCGTAATTTTCAGTAGTAATTTTTGGCGTTCATATGATGAcaatatgaaattgatttgatTAGTAACTCtgagatttttaatataattaataaagtaaacaataattcCTATTTCTACTTGGAAAAGATGAGATTTTGTATTGTTCCCCAAGcctttaaagatattttattggtTCTAATACAAGCGTATAAAAAAATGCTACTATGCAAAACAACTGACATGTGACATGTTGCCACATTACTGTCAAATGACAActtattccaaattcaaatttgacTATTTTTATTCTCTAAAGATGGACGAGGGCTCGACagaccatatattttttaactgttctttaattaatgaCTCGTTATTTGACCATCTTTCTCCAGATTTCCCTCGTCCATGTAACCTTAACTCCCTACTTTCCCTCCCATCCAGCCCTatcgtcaaaattttagggaaatttatttctgttaataattaaagttataaataagattcTTCCCTCCATACCTTGTAGTTTAATGTTAACCtcttgtatatgttaacgtaaaattgtaaaaaccgttagattgtaatctatcggttatcggtattcggtagattgtactacactaacttagttatcattcaaacttctttggtcaattacagattaattttacttcccaacaatttcatataactaccgaataataatacgttaaattgcaagcagtatgttgagttgacaatctttcgacagtttacaatctcgcgagatagattacaatctaacggtttttacaattttacggtgacatatatattattagatgtCTGTGTGTGTTGTCTTTATTGTGAcgtcatttttgttttgtgtaaCTCTGCTTAGATTAAATTCGATCTATCAAATCTATCCTCACCGTGTGAAGACTTAGAACGCGACATTGGCGGAATTGTGATTTACACAGAAGTcgccattataaataaagtgaagTGAAGTATTCTctaaagcttttttaaattatgtttcagAAGTCAGTGTGCGGAGAGGAAGTTAACGTCAGTAGAATGGGTTATAAAACGCGATGGTCAGAGCTCGAATACTTACGGGAACTCCGTCTACTACCAACTGGTTGTgagtatataaaaaactaaaaaacaaaccaaacatttataaagaaaattgatatttttgaagttatacttctttaggcgcgttatgaaaaattgacgagagtgaaattttacgatgcgcgcgcatcgtgacacaaaattaacagaatgaagttgcccacggaagatgctacggcattggacataaaaacaacattcgaataataataggatttatgttacacttaatgtaagagaataataataaatatttatttatttaatttttcaaatgtaaactgaacttaattgactataatgactccttttccagtctttgattatttaattgtaattaattatttgcatgcaatcaaaaac is a genomic window of Pieris napi chromosome 13, ilPieNapi1.2, whole genome shotgun sequence containing:
- the LOC125055170 gene encoding uncharacterized protein LOC125055170 isoform X2 — encoded protein: MSECYVTKEILDTVKDISCTYKDIIYVDDHTYIIADGVKLFNDEKYILNQTDYFKVSCFGYDKKGFNLLSRKWQGYKAGIRPMATSTDISPDSLNVLILGFDSASYNGIVRKLPKSYKVLVEELDAVILNGYNIVGDGTPDALFPILSGKHEWQHPRARQKFSKDIHLDPDLFIFHTVKQNGYQTAYYEDMPWIGSFQYRYNGFKKAPADRYLRPFLMEETKSGSKWWHGKKGRYCIGDKPQYKVLMDLTLQFLNVQAKKFCFTFIADVCHDEFDLISTVDDDLVGLLRHLKTSNTLENTLFILMGDHGPRFSPMRNTYQGKMEERLPFMAIRLPERLKRERPNAIWTLRSNAKVLTTPFDIHTTILDAIGLKDYASDYAVPNTNILRGLSLLEPIPSTRSCEDAGILPHWCTCTNSKWHDVDKKDPNYFTVANTLCDYINNITLEKRSQCAERKLTSVEWVIKRDGQSSNTYGNSVYYQLVIIMSPGRAIYEATLQYHTGNGSLTVTDNDISRISAYGSEPACLDDRNPYLNKYCYCI
- the LOC125055170 gene encoding uncharacterized protein LOC125055170 isoform X1; translated protein: MNNNMEDAKDLKWKIIFLILKISKVMRLFQSCTKKIQMLTTLILITFVMTGFYILMYRKLDDDMLRNNPFHVFEESSEADIGCTFPKVDPFSDVAMKFNRDFPKIVCKGKDWVVCNMSECYVTKEILDTVKDISCTYKDIIYVDDHTYIIADGVKLFNDEKYILNQTDYFKVSCFGYDKKGFNLLSRKWQGYKAGIRPMATSTDISPDSLNVLILGFDSASYNGIVRKLPKSYKVLVEELDAVILNGYNIVGDGTPDALFPILSGKHEWQHPRARQKFSKDIHLDPDLFIFHTVKQNGYQTAYYEDMPWIGSFQYRYNGFKKAPADRYLRPFLMEETKSGSKWWHGKKGRYCIGDKPQYKVLMDLTLQFLNVQAKKFCFTFIADVCHDEFDLISTVDDDLVGLLRHLKTSNTLENTLFILMGDHGPRFSPMRNTYQGKMEERLPFMAIRLPERLKRERPNAIWTLRSNAKVLTTPFDIHTTILDAIGLKDYASDYAVPNTNILRGLSLLEPIPSTRSCEDAGILPHWCTCTNSKWHDVDKKDPNYFTVANTLCDYINNITLEKRSQCAERKLTSVEWVIKRDGQSSNTYGNSVYYQLVIIMSPGRAIYEATLQYHTGNGSLTVTDNDISRISAYGSEPACLDDRNPYLNKYCYCI